The Candidatus Eisenbacteria bacterium genome window below encodes:
- a CDS encoding site-specific integrase, with protein sequence MSKHKGIYKRGNIWWINYAGPDHRERRESSRSTRFKDAEELRVRRKQEVLEGIDPIAARRMTDHCFFELAGHYLEWAQKQKAFESKRGFVKQFADVFDNFPLRYFTTRAIEEWQTSKLLTSKPATVNRMLATLKHMFTKASEWEMINDEILRRVRRVKLLPVSNRRLRYLSSEECSALIQASSPHLKPIIIAALNTGMRKGEILSLQWDKHVDLRHGFILLDITKSGERREIPINETMRETLSGLIRHLSSQYVFTDIDGNRFKDVKTAFNAACRRAGIKDLRFHDLRHTFASHLIMAGVDLTTVKELLGHKTISMTLRYAHLAPSHKVKAMETLDNILGGKGTAQKPHKNGRRGMNGANITD encoded by the coding sequence ATGAGCAAGCATAAGGGCATATACAAGAGAGGCAATATTTGGTGGATAAACTATGCCGGTCCAGATCACCGGGAGCGGAGGGAAAGCAGCCGATCGACTCGATTCAAGGACGCCGAGGAATTGCGCGTCCGCCGGAAACAGGAAGTTCTCGAGGGGATCGATCCCATTGCTGCCAGGAGGATGACGGATCATTGCTTCTTCGAGCTGGCCGGGCATTACCTTGAGTGGGCCCAAAAACAAAAAGCATTCGAGAGCAAGCGGGGATTCGTCAAACAATTCGCGGACGTTTTCGATAACTTTCCCCTGAGATATTTCACGACCAGGGCAATTGAGGAATGGCAAACGAGCAAACTACTGACGAGCAAGCCGGCTACAGTAAACCGTATGCTTGCGACATTGAAACACATGTTCACCAAGGCCTCAGAGTGGGAAATGATCAACGATGAAATCCTGAGAAGGGTAAGAAGGGTGAAACTATTGCCCGTGAGCAATAGAAGGCTCAGATACCTGTCGAGTGAAGAATGCTCGGCTCTTATCCAGGCCTCGAGCCCTCACTTAAAGCCAATCATCATCGCGGCGCTGAACACCGGGATGCGGAAGGGCGAGATTCTCTCACTGCAATGGGACAAGCATGTCGACCTGAGGCATGGGTTCATCCTTCTGGACATAACCAAGAGCGGTGAGAGACGAGAGATCCCAATTAACGAGACGATGAGGGAAACACTGAGCGGGCTGATCAGGCATCTCAGCAGTCAATATGTCTTCACAGACATTGATGGAAATAGGTTCAAGGATGTGAAGACCGCTTTCAACGCTGCTTGCAGGAGGGCTGGGATAAAGGATCTGCGCTTCCATGACCTCCGACATACGTTTGCAAGTCATCTGATAATGGCTGGCGTGGATCTAACGACAGTCAAGGAGCTCTTGGGTCACAAGACGATCTCAATGACTCTCCGGTATGCTCATCTTGCTCCGAGCCACAAGGTCAAAGCCATGGAGACCCTGGATAACATTCTGGGTGGAAAAGGAACCGCACAAAAACCGCACAAAAATGGCAGACGGGGAATGAACGGCGCAAACATAACTGATTGA